One region of Alcanivorax sediminis genomic DNA includes:
- the gloB gene encoding hydroxyacylglutathione hydrolase, which translates to MLPSPIALPAFSDNYIWTICHEGTCVVVDPGDAAPVERFLAEKGLTLSAILVTHHHPDHVAGIAALTRDRDIPVYGPAGETIPCMTNPLGEGQSITLDSLGISLRVMEIPGHTLGHIAYYDAENSWLFCGDTLFAGGCGRLFEGTPSQMYSSLQRLAELPEQTLVYCTHEYTLANLKFAVAVTPDDQRVQARLAAVISARENDQITLPTTVAEERRTNPFLRVGEASVQAACEARDPGASDNNVQCFASLRRWKDNF; encoded by the coding sequence ATGTTACCCAGCCCCATTGCCCTGCCCGCTTTTAGTGACAATTACATCTGGACGATCTGCCACGAAGGCACATGCGTGGTGGTTGATCCCGGCGATGCCGCTCCGGTTGAGCGGTTTCTGGCAGAAAAAGGCCTCACCCTGAGCGCCATTCTGGTGACACATCATCACCCTGATCATGTGGCTGGTATTGCCGCGCTTACCCGCGACCGGGATATCCCTGTGTACGGACCGGCCGGGGAAACCATCCCCTGCATGACGAATCCGCTTGGCGAAGGCCAGTCGATTACCCTCGATTCACTGGGAATATCCCTGCGGGTCATGGAAATCCCCGGTCACACGCTGGGCCATATCGCCTATTATGACGCCGAGAACAGCTGGCTGTTCTGTGGTGATACCCTGTTTGCCGGCGGCTGCGGCAGGCTATTTGAGGGAACCCCGTCACAAATGTACAGCTCACTGCAGCGGCTGGCCGAACTCCCTGAACAGACCCTGGTCTACTGCACCCATGAATACACACTGGCCAACCTGAAGTTTGCCGTAGCCGTCACCCCGGACGATCAGCGGGTCCAGGCCAGGCTGGCGGCAGTCATTTCAGCTCGGGAGAACGATCAGATCACCCTGCCAACCACGGTGGCAGAAGAACGCCGCACCAACCCGTTCCTGAGGGTCGGGGAAGCGTCGGTTCAGGCAGCCTGCGAAGCCCGTGATCCGGGCGCCTCAGATAACAATGTGCAATGCTTTGCATCCTTGCGTCGCTGGAAAGATAACTTCTAG
- a CDS encoding class I SAM-dependent methyltransferase, whose protein sequence is MQLPPLNRNSFSAGNNDLEKHFDAWLDSEPGQALLEAERTMLADWMRRQVGQRAVAIYSSREQDLLRESPLRWKMSVGPMGFPGVTVQSRLDSLPLAKSSVDVVMLHHVLDFARDPHQVLREACRSIAPGGQVAIVGFHPVSMMGLARWFYWRGRPGWSGRFYRPNRVTDWLQVLGFEVDGMASGFYTMPFRQQGRQRLRLLEWLGSMLWPRHGSTYLLVARKRAGVIRPLPSRQSRVPRNTVVPVPVARWGQQNRES, encoded by the coding sequence ATGCAGCTGCCACCACTCAACCGTAACTCGTTCAGTGCCGGTAACAATGATCTGGAAAAGCACTTCGATGCCTGGCTGGACAGCGAGCCCGGGCAGGCCTTGCTGGAGGCAGAGCGTACCATGCTCGCCGACTGGATGCGCAGGCAGGTTGGCCAGCGGGCTGTCGCTATCTACTCCTCCCGCGAGCAGGACTTGCTGCGCGAGTCCCCGTTGCGCTGGAAAATGTCGGTGGGGCCCATGGGATTCCCTGGAGTCACTGTACAGAGCCGGCTGGACTCCCTGCCATTGGCCAAAAGCAGCGTGGATGTGGTGATGTTGCACCATGTACTCGATTTTGCGCGCGATCCTCACCAGGTACTGCGGGAGGCCTGTCGTTCTATTGCCCCGGGAGGGCAAGTGGCTATTGTCGGTTTTCATCCCGTGAGCATGATGGGGTTGGCGCGCTGGTTCTATTGGCGGGGCCGACCGGGTTGGTCCGGGCGGTTCTATCGCCCCAACCGCGTCACAGATTGGTTGCAGGTGCTGGGATTTGAGGTCGATGGCATGGCCAGCGGCTTCTATACTATGCCCTTTCGCCAGCAGGGTCGGCAGCGCTTGCGGTTGCTCGAATGGCTGGGCAGCATGCTCTGGCCTCGCCATGGCAGCACCTATTTGCTGGTCGCGCGTAAACGCGCCGGGGTGATACGGCCGCTGCCGTCCCGGCAGAGCCGGGTGCCACGCAATACCGTGGTGCCTGTGCCGGTGGCTCGTTGGGGTCAACAGAATCGGGAGTCGTGA
- a CDS encoding lytic transglycosylase, with amino-acid sequence MKRLFTVAVLVSMGIMSGCASHHSVDELPPMQAADPSVDDMDLANGMDEPAPVEVDSVASIDNEDLWVRLRAGYGLDLSVENDRIRVQRDWYARHPKYFERVTTRSERYLHYIVEQAEARNMPLELALLPVVESAFDPFAYSHGRAAGPWQFIPSTGDYFGLHRTWWEDQRRDVIKSTNAALDYLQKLANRFDGDWLLALASYNAGGGTVSRAIRKNEEAGKPTDFWSLKLPRETKAYVPKLIAIAQIVQDPDKYDIPLQPIRNEPYFAEVDTGGQIDLAQAAKLADISIEELYLLNPSYNRWATSPDGPHRLLVPADRAERFSLALAELPVDQRMQWARYEIRPGDNLGAIARRNRTTPEVLRSINHLKNNTIIAGRTLLIPGPAAGSDSYTLSADSRLADNQNRQRDGRQKIDHTVRSGDTLWEISRQYKVGVKELARWNNMAPGDKLSIGQTLAVWSKGTGTTTVASRGDNNMVRQVRYSVRNGDSLYAIADRFNVSVNDIRSWNSKVASKRYIQPGQRLTLYVDIRQSY; translated from the coding sequence ATGAAAAGACTTTTTACCGTGGCCGTTTTGGTCAGCATGGGCATCATGTCCGGCTGTGCCTCACACCACTCAGTGGACGAACTCCCCCCCATGCAGGCTGCGGACCCTTCTGTAGATGACATGGATCTGGCCAATGGCATGGACGAACCGGCCCCGGTTGAAGTTGACTCGGTAGCCTCTATCGACAACGAGGACCTTTGGGTCCGGCTCCGCGCCGGTTACGGCCTGGACCTGTCGGTGGAGAACGACCGTATCCGGGTCCAGCGGGACTGGTATGCTCGTCACCCCAAGTATTTCGAGCGCGTGACTACCCGTTCAGAGCGTTACCTTCACTACATCGTCGAGCAGGCTGAAGCCCGCAACATGCCGCTGGAACTGGCTTTACTCCCCGTCGTTGAAAGTGCCTTTGACCCCTTCGCTTATTCTCATGGCCGCGCCGCAGGTCCCTGGCAGTTCATCCCCTCTACCGGTGATTACTTCGGCCTCCACCGTACCTGGTGGGAAGATCAACGCCGTGACGTGATCAAATCCACCAATGCCGCCCTGGATTACCTGCAAAAACTGGCGAACCGCTTCGACGGAGACTGGCTGCTGGCCTTGGCGTCCTACAATGCTGGTGGTGGCACCGTTTCTCGTGCCATACGCAAGAATGAAGAAGCGGGCAAGCCGACCGATTTCTGGAGCCTGAAACTCCCGCGCGAAACCAAAGCCTACGTTCCCAAGCTAATCGCCATTGCCCAGATTGTTCAGGACCCGGATAAATACGATATCCCTCTTCAGCCGATTCGCAACGAGCCCTATTTTGCCGAAGTGGATACGGGGGGTCAGATAGACCTGGCCCAGGCTGCCAAACTGGCTGACATTTCCATCGAAGAGCTGTATCTGCTGAACCCGTCATATAATCGCTGGGCAACCTCCCCGGATGGCCCGCACCGCCTGCTGGTGCCCGCTGACCGTGCTGAGCGTTTCAGCCTTGCCCTGGCTGAGCTACCGGTGGATCAACGCATGCAGTGGGCTCGCTATGAGATTCGTCCCGGTGACAACCTGGGCGCCATTGCCCGCCGCAACCGCACCACCCCGGAGGTGCTGCGCAGCATCAATCATCTCAAGAACAACACCATTATCGCTGGCCGCACCCTGCTGATCCCGGGTCCGGCTGCCGGTAGTGACAGCTACACCCTGAGTGCTGACTCCCGCCTTGCCGACAACCAGAATCGTCAACGCGATGGCCGCCAGAAGATCGACCATACGGTTCGCTCCGGCGATACCCTCTGGGAGATTTCCCGTCAGTACAAGGTGGGGGTCAAGGAACTTGCCCGATGGAACAATATGGCCCCCGGCGACAAACTCAGTATTGGCCAAACCCTGGCGGTGTGGAGCAAAGGCACTGGCACCACCACGGTGGCGAGCCGCGGCGACAACAACATGGTTCGTCAGGTTCGCTATTCCGTACGTAACGGAGATTCCTTGTATGCCATTGCAGACCGCTTTAATGTATCGGTGAACGACATCCGTAGCTGGAACAGCAAGGTTGCCAGCAAACGATACATTCAACCCGGGCAACGGCTGACACTTTACGTTGATATTCGCCAATCCTACTAA
- the dnaQ gene encoding DNA polymerase III subunit epsilon gives MRQVVLDTETTGLEPNDGHRVIEIGCVEVINRRITGNNLHLYLNPERDIDEGALAVHGISTEFLADKPTFDKVVDQFLAFVDGAELVIHNAPFDVGFLNHELKRLGAAYGTIEQRCGVLDTLVMARQKHPGQKNNLDALCRRYDVENGHRELHGALLDAEILADVYLAMTGGQTRLSLGGSDASDQGGAAVAEAIRRLQGGREALKVVRASESEVSRHNDKISAIGSSNGEPTLWEKLEKGELH, from the coding sequence ATGCGTCAGGTGGTACTGGATACCGAAACGACGGGTCTTGAGCCCAATGATGGCCATCGGGTTATCGAGATTGGTTGTGTGGAAGTGATCAACCGCAGGATAACCGGCAACAACCTGCACCTTTATCTGAACCCAGAACGAGACATTGATGAAGGGGCGCTGGCTGTACACGGTATTTCGACCGAGTTTCTGGCAGACAAGCCCACCTTCGACAAGGTTGTGGACCAGTTTCTTGCCTTTGTGGATGGGGCAGAGCTGGTAATTCACAACGCGCCCTTTGATGTGGGCTTTCTCAACCATGAGTTGAAGCGTCTGGGTGCCGCTTACGGCACCATCGAGCAGCGCTGTGGTGTGCTCGATACCCTGGTCATGGCACGTCAGAAGCATCCGGGTCAGAAGAACAATCTGGATGCTCTCTGCCGTCGTTACGATGTGGAAAACGGCCACCGGGAATTGCACGGTGCCTTGCTGGATGCCGAGATTCTCGCCGATGTGTATCTGGCCATGACCGGTGGCCAGACACGACTGTCTCTTGGCGGAAGTGATGCTTCAGATCAGGGCGGCGCTGCGGTCGCGGAAGCCATTCGGCGTCTGCAAGGTGGCCGGGAAGCCCTGAAAGTGGTGCGCGCTTCCGAGTCGGAGGTCTCCCGCCATAACGACAAAATCAGTGCCATTGGCAGCAGCAACGGTGAGCCGACGCTCTGGGAGAAATTGGAGAAGGGCGAGCTGCACTAG
- the rnhA gene encoding ribonuclease HI codes for MKQVKKVAMFTDGACRGNPGPGGWGVVLRYGDKEKEMHGGEPETTNNRMELMAAIAGLEALRQPCQVVLTTDSRYVMDGVTQWMPNWKKRGWKTASKQPVKNVDLWQRLDAAVQPHEIDWQWVKGHSGHPENERADALANKGIDEMNKQKGIA; via the coding sequence TTGAAGCAAGTAAAGAAAGTCGCCATGTTTACTGACGGCGCTTGTCGTGGGAATCCCGGGCCGGGTGGCTGGGGGGTGGTGCTTCGCTACGGCGACAAGGAAAAAGAAATGCACGGTGGTGAGCCAGAGACCACCAATAATCGCATGGAATTGATGGCAGCTATCGCCGGCCTTGAGGCGCTTCGCCAGCCATGCCAGGTGGTGTTGACCACGGATTCTCGCTATGTGATGGATGGTGTGACCCAGTGGATGCCCAACTGGAAGAAACGGGGCTGGAAAACAGCCTCGAAGCAACCGGTCAAGAATGTGGACCTGTGGCAACGTCTGGATGCCGCCGTCCAGCCCCATGAAATTGACTGGCAGTGGGTGAAGGGGCATAGCGGCCACCCTGAGAACGAACGGGCAGATGCACTGGCCAACAAGGGTATTGATGAAATGAATAAACAGAAAGGGATCGCCTAA
- a CDS encoding microcin C ABC transporter permease YejB: MKLYIGKRLLLVLPTLFGILLLNFVVIQAAPGGPVEKTLAELQGIGTGGAGSSFAGSSADTMSTSNYQNARGLPPELVERIEKMYGFDKPAHERFWLMVKNYFTGNFGESYYRDRSVTELILERLPVSISLGLWSTLIAYLVSIPLGIRKAVNDGSRFDIWSSTAIIIGFAIPSFLLGLLLIVVFSGGSYFEWFPLRGLTSDNFEELSMLGKIGDYLWHITLPTIAIVAGNFAALTMLTKNSFMDEIRKQYVQTARAKGLAEKQVLYGHVFRNAMLIIIAGFPAAFISMFFTGVLLIEFIFSLDGLGLLGFEAVISRDYPVVFGTLFIFTLLSLVMKLVSDLTYMWVDPRIDFERRDH; encoded by the coding sequence ATGAAACTCTACATAGGCAAACGCCTGTTACTGGTACTGCCGACCCTGTTTGGCATTCTACTGCTCAATTTTGTGGTTATTCAGGCCGCCCCCGGCGGCCCTGTGGAGAAGACACTGGCTGAACTCCAGGGCATCGGCACGGGCGGTGCAGGCAGTAGCTTTGCCGGCAGCAGTGCCGACACCATGAGTACCAGCAATTATCAGAATGCCAGAGGGTTGCCGCCGGAACTGGTAGAGCGCATCGAGAAAATGTACGGCTTTGACAAGCCTGCCCATGAGCGATTCTGGCTGATGGTGAAAAACTACTTCACCGGAAATTTCGGCGAATCCTACTATCGAGATCGTTCTGTCACAGAGTTGATTCTTGAGCGCCTCCCGGTCTCCATCTCTCTTGGCCTTTGGAGCACTCTGATTGCTTATCTGGTGTCGATCCCCCTGGGTATCCGCAAAGCGGTAAATGATGGCTCCCGTTTTGATATCTGGAGCAGCACCGCCATCATCATCGGCTTTGCCATCCCCAGCTTTCTGCTCGGGCTTTTGTTGATTGTGGTGTTTTCCGGAGGCTCATATTTTGAGTGGTTTCCGCTTCGAGGCCTCACCTCAGACAACTTTGAAGAACTGAGCATGCTGGGCAAGATTGGCGATTATCTGTGGCACATCACCCTGCCCACTATCGCCATTGTCGCTGGAAACTTCGCAGCCCTCACCATGTTGACCAAGAACTCGTTCATGGATGAGATCCGCAAGCAATATGTTCAAACCGCCCGGGCAAAAGGGCTGGCAGAAAAACAGGTTCTCTATGGGCACGTCTTCCGTAATGCCATGTTGATCATCATCGCGGGATTCCCTGCCGCGTTTATCAGCATGTTCTTTACCGGTGTTCTGCTGATCGAATTCATCTTTTCCCTGGACGGGCTTGGCTTACTCGGTTTTGAGGCTGTCATCAGTCGGGATTATCCTGTGGTGTTTGGCACCCTGTTTATCTTCACGCTGTTGAGCCTGGTGATGAAACTGGTCAGTGACCTCACTTATATGTGGGTGGACCCGCGCATCGACTTCGAACGGAGGGATCATTAA
- a CDS encoding extracellular solute-binding protein, with protein MAFHGAIHTRMMRGLFIGLCLCTGLADAGVNKSHAIAMHGEPLYTADFTHFRYTNPNAPKGGSLKLQVVGSFDTLNPFVAKGRPAVGMGATDNSYLYDSLTLRGEDEPFTQYGLLAKTIEWPDDRSWVRYHLNEKARFSDGEPVQADDVAWTFNTLIKEGRPFYSFYYGEVERVEINDPLTVTFHFTRNSINKELPLIIGQLPILPKHVWDGKEFAKAGMTMPVGSGPYRILKADPGKQIVYQLRDDYWAKDLPVMKGRNNFGTISYDYFLDEKAALIAFKGGNYDWRSETNSKEWATAYKGPAFESGKIKTEVVTHQNPAGAQGFLFNIRKPLFQDMVLRKAIGYAFDFEWSNANLFYGQYKRTRSYFENSEMAATGLPSKAELALLAPFRDQLPEEVFTREYQPPKSDGTGRPRENLREAQRMLKEAGYQFRDSNLFTRDGKPVKFEIMLISPAFERVVLPFTRNLKALGINANVVTLDSAQYIERLRNFEFDMMVGSMGQSSSPGNEQKEYWSSEAADRPNSRNLIGIKNPVVDALVDKIIAAPDRDALIVACRALDRVLQWNYYSVLNWYTDTYRIAYQSRLEHPQFGRYVDPGTALDTWWDSTAK; from the coding sequence ATGGCCTTTCACGGCGCCATTCACACACGAATGATGCGTGGGCTGTTCATTGGTCTGTGCCTTTGCACGGGCCTGGCAGATGCCGGAGTCAACAAGAGTCACGCCATCGCCATGCATGGCGAGCCACTCTATACCGCTGACTTTACCCATTTCCGTTATACCAATCCCAACGCTCCCAAGGGCGGCAGCCTGAAACTGCAGGTGGTTGGCAGTTTCGATACGCTCAACCCGTTCGTTGCCAAGGGCCGACCTGCTGTGGGCATGGGTGCTACGGATAACTCTTATCTGTACGACTCCCTCACCCTTCGCGGCGAGGACGAACCTTTTACGCAATACGGACTGCTGGCGAAAACCATTGAGTGGCCCGACGATCGCAGCTGGGTTCGTTACCATCTGAATGAGAAAGCCCGATTTTCCGATGGCGAACCGGTTCAGGCTGATGATGTCGCCTGGACCTTTAACACCCTGATCAAGGAAGGGCGCCCGTTCTATAGCTTTTACTATGGGGAAGTCGAGCGGGTTGAAATTAACGACCCGCTCACCGTCACTTTCCATTTCACCAGGAACAGCATCAACAAGGAGCTGCCTCTGATCATTGGCCAGCTTCCGATACTTCCCAAACACGTGTGGGACGGCAAGGAATTTGCCAAGGCAGGCATGACCATGCCGGTGGGGTCTGGCCCCTACCGCATTCTCAAAGCGGATCCGGGCAAGCAAATCGTTTACCAGCTCCGTGACGATTACTGGGCAAAAGATTTGCCGGTAATGAAGGGCCGCAACAATTTTGGCACCATCAGCTACGATTATTTTCTAGATGAAAAAGCCGCCTTGATCGCATTCAAGGGCGGTAACTACGACTGGAGAAGCGAAACCAATTCCAAGGAGTGGGCAACCGCCTACAAAGGTCCAGCCTTCGAAAGTGGCAAAATCAAGACGGAAGTGGTGACCCACCAGAACCCAGCGGGCGCACAAGGATTCCTTTTTAACATCCGCAAACCGCTATTCCAGGACATGGTTCTGCGTAAAGCCATCGGCTATGCCTTCGATTTTGAATGGTCCAATGCCAATCTTTTCTACGGTCAGTACAAGCGTACCCGCAGCTACTTTGAGAATTCCGAGATGGCAGCCACAGGGCTGCCCTCGAAGGCCGAACTTGCCTTGCTGGCGCCCTTCCGGGATCAGCTTCCCGAGGAGGTTTTTACCCGCGAATACCAGCCTCCCAAAAGTGACGGTACCGGCCGTCCCCGTGAAAACCTTCGCGAAGCCCAGCGCATGCTCAAGGAAGCGGGCTACCAATTCCGTGACAGCAACCTGTTTACCCGCGATGGCAAGCCGGTGAAATTCGAGATCATGCTGATTTCACCTGCATTTGAGCGTGTTGTTTTGCCCTTCACGCGCAATCTTAAAGCGCTGGGTATCAATGCCAATGTGGTCACTCTGGACTCGGCCCAATACATCGAACGCCTGCGGAACTTTGAGTTCGACATGATGGTAGGAAGCATGGGCCAGTCCAGCTCGCCGGGTAATGAACAGAAAGAATACTGGAGCTCTGAAGCCGCCGACCGGCCTAACAGCCGCAACCTGATCGGCATCAAGAACCCGGTAGTAGACGCCCTGGTGGACAAAATTATTGCTGCCCCGGATCGAGACGCGCTGATCGTTGCCTGCCGGGCACTGGATCGCGTGCTGCAGTGGAACTACTACAGCGTGCTCAACTGGTATACCGATACCTACCGGATTGCCTATCAATCCCGCCTTGAGCACCCACAGTTCGGGCGCTACGTGGACCCGGGCACCGCCCTTGATACCTGGTGGGACAGCACCGCGAAATGA
- a CDS encoding extracellular solute-binding protein, with protein sequence MIFANPTKTFFASLFCLCFSLTSLAQAEEPNITRSHGYHPFGDLKYPAGFPHFDYVNPNAPKGGTITLFGSGTFDSLNPYILKGISPADTPGIQMYGVTEIADSLLMGSQPHNPLGDEAGAAYGLIADWIEYPEDRSWCIFHIRDKARFHDGEAIRADDVVFSFNILRDKGHPEYSLRLSDVKAVEALDAQTVKFTFIEGRRDLPLVVGAIPILPSHYWQTHDFERTTLEPPVSSGPYRVTDIKGGKQVTFERVKDYWAKDLPVNLGRHNFDKVVFEFYRDADVGFEAFKSGGYDLHYTYSSKRWATQFDFAALKDGRVKREEIAHKVPRPVQAFFFNTRHAPFDDPRVREAASLLFDFEWSNRNLFADAYTRTVSWFPNSPFTAPVPASEAEQSLLKDFTKQLPEQYFSASITPPVNDGTGQIRNRMREALALLKESGWQLKNNVLVNKQGQPLKFTVLNYHNPGIYRILAPWFKNLKRLGIEADYREVDPAAYKQKLDNFEYDVVLFVLPMRDYPGPELKDYFLSSSATIPGSRNLAGISDPVVDFLVGEALSASSEADYTLALQALDRRLRYQHYGVLNYHIRHHRVAWWDKFARPAEPIPYGLGLDTWWMKK encoded by the coding sequence TTGATATTCGCCAATCCTACTAAAACGTTTTTTGCCTCCCTTTTCTGCCTGTGCTTCAGCCTCACTTCGCTGGCACAGGCGGAAGAGCCCAACATCACCCGCAGCCACGGCTATCACCCTTTTGGTGACCTGAAATACCCTGCTGGCTTCCCGCATTTTGATTATGTGAATCCGAATGCCCCCAAGGGCGGCACCATCACCCTGTTCGGTAGTGGCACCTTCGACAGCCTGAATCCCTATATTCTCAAAGGCATCAGCCCGGCCGACACACCGGGCATACAAATGTATGGCGTCACCGAAATTGCTGACAGCCTGCTGATGGGCAGCCAGCCACATAATCCGCTCGGAGATGAAGCTGGCGCCGCCTACGGACTGATTGCGGACTGGATTGAATACCCTGAAGACCGTAGCTGGTGCATCTTCCATATTCGCGACAAAGCCCGCTTCCACGACGGAGAGGCCATCCGCGCCGATGACGTGGTATTTTCTTTCAATATCCTTCGCGATAAAGGGCATCCTGAATACAGCTTACGGCTTTCCGATGTGAAAGCCGTTGAGGCGCTGGATGCGCAAACAGTGAAATTCACGTTTATAGAAGGTCGCCGGGACCTCCCTCTGGTAGTCGGAGCCATTCCGATCCTGCCCAGTCATTATTGGCAAACCCACGACTTCGAACGCACTACCCTGGAACCCCCTGTCTCCAGCGGCCCCTACCGGGTCACCGATATCAAGGGCGGTAAACAGGTTACCTTTGAGCGGGTGAAAGATTACTGGGCGAAAGACTTGCCCGTGAATCTCGGTCGGCATAACTTCGACAAGGTGGTATTCGAATTTTATCGGGACGCCGATGTAGGTTTTGAAGCCTTCAAATCCGGCGGATACGATCTCCACTACACCTACAGCTCCAAACGCTGGGCAACCCAATTCGATTTTGCCGCCCTTAAAGATGGCCGGGTAAAGCGTGAGGAGATTGCCCACAAGGTGCCCAGGCCCGTTCAGGCGTTCTTCTTCAATACCCGGCATGCGCCCTTCGACGATCCGCGCGTTCGTGAAGCCGCCAGCCTCTTGTTTGACTTCGAATGGTCTAACCGCAATCTGTTTGCCGATGCCTACACACGGACCGTGAGCTGGTTTCCCAATAGCCCTTTCACCGCCCCGGTGCCTGCCAGTGAAGCTGAACAATCCCTGCTCAAGGACTTCACCAAACAGCTGCCAGAACAGTATTTCTCGGCCAGCATCACTCCACCGGTTAACGACGGAACCGGGCAGATCCGTAACCGTATGCGTGAGGCGCTTGCCCTGCTGAAAGAAAGTGGTTGGCAGCTAAAGAACAATGTTCTGGTCAACAAACAGGGCCAGCCCCTGAAATTTACCGTACTCAATTACCATAACCCGGGCATATATCGGATCCTTGCACCCTGGTTCAAGAACCTGAAGCGACTAGGTATTGAAGCGGATTATCGCGAAGTGGATCCCGCCGCCTACAAGCAAAAACTGGATAATTTCGAATACGATGTGGTGCTGTTTGTGCTACCCATGCGAGATTACCCCGGGCCGGAACTGAAGGATTATTTCCTTTCCTCGAGCGCCACAATTCCTGGCAGCCGAAACCTGGCGGGCATTAGTGATCCGGTGGTGGATTTTCTCGTCGGTGAGGCACTGTCAGCATCTAGCGAAGCGGACTATACACTTGCCCTGCAGGCCCTGGATCGTCGGTTACGCTACCAGCATTACGGGGTACTGAATTATCATATCCGCCATCACAGGGTTGCCTGGTGGGACAAGTTCGCCCGTCCAGCGGAACCAATCCCCTACGGGTTGGGTCTGGACACTTGGTGGATGAAAAAATAA
- the nhaB gene encoding sodium/proton antiporter NhaB, producing MPASFGRAFLQNFLGQAPAWYKYTIIGFLVINPLIALTLGPVAAGWLLLGEFIFTLAMALKCYPLQPGGLLAIEAVLIGLTSADTVLHKVESNLEVMLLLIFMVAGIFFLKDLLLFMFTRILLGVKSKVRLSLLFCIAAALLSAFLDALTVTAVVIAVCTGFYGIYHKVASGKTFQQKHDHGDDTAVEDLHREDLRRFRSFLRSLLMHAAVGTALGGVCTLVGEPQNLLIANKAGWEFGEFFLRMAPITIPVLFIGLLTCVFLEISGSFGYGEDIPEKVRGIMRQYALEQDRKRTPQNRAALVIQALTAVWLVIGLATHAASVGLVGLTVIILATSFTGIIEEHRLGAAFEEALPFTALLTVFFAVVAVIADQQLFAPVIEYVLSLEKSVQGPAFYMANGILSAVSDNVFVATVYVDEVGQALLKGEINRDTFDLLAVAINTGTNIPSVATPNGQAAFLFLLTSALAPLVRLSYGRMVVMALPYTIVMSITGLIMTATVLEPATDAMYERGWITHHSASEYTETPEQGH from the coding sequence ATGCCCGCGTCCTTTGGCCGTGCTTTCTTGCAAAACTTTCTGGGTCAGGCTCCTGCCTGGTACAAATACACCATCATAGGCTTTCTGGTGATCAACCCTCTGATCGCCTTGACGCTTGGGCCGGTAGCTGCCGGCTGGCTACTGCTGGGCGAATTCATCTTCACTCTGGCCATGGCGCTGAAGTGCTACCCGCTGCAACCGGGCGGCCTGCTGGCCATTGAGGCGGTTCTGATTGGCCTGACCTCCGCAGATACCGTACTGCACAAGGTAGAAAGCAATCTGGAAGTGATGCTGCTGCTGATCTTCATGGTGGCGGGGATTTTCTTCCTCAAAGACCTGCTGCTGTTCATGTTCACCCGCATTTTGCTCGGCGTGAAATCCAAGGTGCGACTGAGCCTGCTGTTCTGTATCGCTGCCGCCCTGCTATCCGCCTTCCTTGATGCCTTGACCGTCACCGCGGTTGTGATTGCGGTTTGCACTGGCTTCTATGGCATTTACCACAAGGTGGCCTCCGGAAAAACGTTCCAGCAAAAGCATGACCACGGCGACGATACCGCTGTTGAAGACCTGCACCGTGAAGATCTGCGTCGTTTTCGCTCTTTCCTGCGCAGCCTGCTGATGCACGCGGCCGTGGGCACCGCACTCGGGGGCGTCTGCACCCTGGTGGGCGAGCCTCAGAACTTGCTGATCGCCAACAAGGCGGGCTGGGAATTCGGTGAATTCTTCCTGCGCATGGCACCGATCACCATCCCGGTACTGTTCATCGGGCTGCTGACCTGTGTGTTCCTGGAAATCAGTGGCAGCTTTGGCTACGGCGAGGATATCCCGGAGAAAGTCCGGGGCATCATGCGCCAGTACGCGCTGGAGCAAGACCGCAAGCGCACCCCGCAGAACCGCGCCGCCCTGGTCATTCAGGCACTCACCGCGGTATGGCTGGTCATTGGCCTGGCAACCCACGCCGCGTCCGTCGGCCTGGTGGGCCTCACCGTGATCATTCTGGCTACCTCCTTCACCGGCATTATCGAAGAACACCGCCTTGGCGCGGCGTTTGAGGAAGCGCTGCCCTTTACCGCCCTGCTCACCGTATTCTTTGCGGTGGTGGCGGTCATTGCCGACCAGCAGCTGTTCGCCCCTGTGATCGAATACGTGCTGAGCCTGGAGAAGTCGGTGCAAGGGCCCGCGTTCTACATGGCCAACGGCATCCTCTCTGCCGTCTCGGATAACGTCTTCGTGGCAACGGTGTACGTGGATGAAGTTGGTCAGGCTCTGCTGAAGGGCGAAATCAACCGCGATACCTTTGACTTGCTGGCGGTGGCTATCAATACCGGCACCAACATCCCTTCCGTGGCAACCCCCAACGGACAGGCAGCCTTCCTGTTCCTGCTGACCTCCGCCTTGGCCCCGTTGGTGCGCCTGTCCTACGGCCGCATGGTCGTCATGGCCCTGCCCTACACCATCGTCATGTCCATCACCGGCCTGATCATGACCGCTACCGTGCTGGAGCCCGCCACTGACGCCATGTACGAGAGAGGCTGGATCACGCACCACTCTGCCAGCGAGTACACTGAGACGCCGGAGCAAGGTCACTAA